One genomic region from Rosa rugosa chromosome 1, drRosRugo1.1, whole genome shotgun sequence encodes:
- the LOC133706446 gene encoding senescence-associated carboxylesterase 101-like isoform X2 has protein sequence MTIQNQFSSGLESGNFVVNSDPVHQAWCAIEQQRQVNPNAEPSLYNEIIQPENPIVIAFGTPPGSLQGQEGLVSSKDFAHFEFLCNKSNPVFSINEAAIKLFQSHYNDLLLLKNKLVENSKSKTPPLIIITGQFLGGSVATLFTLWLLEGLNLSKTKRPLCITFGSPLVGDEHLRKCVLEFSTWKSCFLHIVSDQDHTPKIFMSQNTIGAYKPFGTFLLCSASSCACSKDPDFISEQFVTTNSHSAQTQDPNLGFPYGQILADLKRNALCHVFESIGGETDPLQASLITQLIAIGVVSQSQDTNNLVRKMKNHERKLLIQKKKNSDSDKKLNEMKIHMAYLEWYKKDSKRQNIGYYDMYRNKGNQTDVKVNEYKKKLMNYWEDSVTEVENKPQLEGAHFRVRWLYAGTNYRGMVEPLHIADYYKDGGKNYRTDAGKRPKHFTLLEEWHQEKQEQEKKKKQETQKQEEKPESGPNKSKRENVGSSLNDDSCFWARVEETLILLKNGGLTTDDKRKLKEFEDYVWIALKNYAVSPEIFLKNSSFMKWWNEYKGIVESSSSLSHFMKNGGPKEYEEGKFT, from the exons ATGACGATCCAAAACCA GTTTAGCAGCGGCTTAGAATCGGGGAATTTTGTGGTGAACTCTGATCCGGTACACCAGGCATGGTGTGCGATTGAGCAACAAAGACAGGTTAATCCAAATGCAGAGCCATCCTTGTACAATGAAATAATCCAACCAGAAAATCCAATCGTCATAGCTTTTGGCACTCCACCTGGCTCTCTTCAAGGACAAGAAGGCTTGGTTTCGTCAAAAGATTTCGCTCACTTTGAATTTTTGTGCAACAAAAGCAATCCAGTTTTCTCCATCAATGAAGCAGCTATCAAACTATTTCAGTCGCATTATAATGACCTCCTCCTCCTGAAAAATAAG CTGGTAGAGAACAGCAAGAGCAAAACCCCACCATTAATAATCATCACTGGACAATTTTTGGGAGGTAGTGTGGCTACACTTTTCACCTTATGGTTGCTAGAAGGCCTCAACTTGTCAAAAACCAAACGCCCGCTTTGCATTACTTTCGGTTCTCCCCTTGTTGGCGATGAACACCTTCGAAAATGTGTGCTAGAATTCTCAACTTGGAAGTCTTGCTTCTTGCATATAGTCTCCGACCAAGATCATACACCGAAAATCTTTATGTCCCAAAATACAATTGGTGCATATAAGCCGTTTGGAACATTCTTGTTATGCTCGGCTTCGAGTTGTGCTTGCTCTAAGGACCCGGATTTCATTTCGGAACAATTTGTGACAACCAATTCTCACAGTGCTCAAACTCAAGATCCTAATTTGGGGTTCCCTTATGGACAAATTTTGGCAGATCTCAAGCGAAATGCATTATGTCATGTTTTCGAGTCCATTGGAGGGGAAACAGATCCACTTCAAGCTAGCCTAATCACACAACTCATAGCAATCGGAGTAGTCTCACAG TCCCAGGATACTAACAATCTGGTTAGGAAGATGAAAAACCATGAAAGGAAGTTATTaattcagaagaagaagaattcggATTCTGACAAGAAAttgaatgaaatgaaaattCACATGGCCTACTTGGAGTGGTATAAGAAGGACTCCAAGCGTCAAAATATTGGATATTATGACATGTACAGAAACAAGGGCAATCAAACAGACGTTAAGGTTAACGAGTATAAGAAGAAGCTCATGAATTACTGGGAGGACTCTGTCACAGAAGTAGAGAACAAGCCCCAGTTAGAAGGAGCTCACTTTCGAGTTCGTTGGCTTTATGCAGGCACAAACTACAGAGGGATGGTTGAACCACTTCACATTGCAGACTACTATAAGGATGGGGGTAAAAATTACCGAACTGATGCTGGGAAAAGGCCTAAACATTTTACTCTGTTGGAGGAATGGCATCAGGAGAAGCAGGagcaagaaaagaagaagaagcaggaaacacagaaacaagaagaaaaaccagaaTCTGGCCCAAACAAATCCAAAAGAGAGAACGTGGGTTCTAGTTTGAATGATGATTCTTGTTTTTGGGCACGTGTTGAGGAAACTCTCATCTTGTTGAAGAATGGAGGACTAACTACTGATGACAAAAGGAAGTTGAAAGAGTTTGAGGACTATGTGTGGATTGCTCTCAAGAATTATGCAGTGTCACCTGAGATTTTCTTGAAGAACAGCAGTTTTATGAAATGGTGGAATGAGTACAAAGGAATTGTTGAAAGCTCCTCATCGCTCTCACACTTCATGAAAAATGGCGGTCCCAAAGAGTACGAGGAAGGGAAGTTCACCTAG
- the LOC133706446 gene encoding senescence-associated carboxylesterase 101-like isoform X1, with amino-acid sequence MTIQNQFSSGLESGNFVVNSDPVHQAWCAIEQQRQVNPNAEPSLYNEIIQPENPIVIAFGTPPGSLQGQEGLVSSKDFAHFEFLCNKSNPVFSINEAAIKLFQSHYNDLLLLKNKLVENSKSKTPPLIIITGQFLGGSVATLFTLWLLEGLNLSKTKRPLCITFGSPLVGDEHLRKCVLEFSTWKSCFLHIVSDQDHTPKIFMSQNTIGAYKPFGTFLLCSASSCACSKDPDFISEQFVTTNSHSAQTQDPNLGFPYGQILADLKRNALCHVFESIGGETDPLQASLITQLIAIGVVSQQQSQDTNNLVRKMKNHERKLLIQKKKNSDSDKKLNEMKIHMAYLEWYKKDSKRQNIGYYDMYRNKGNQTDVKVNEYKKKLMNYWEDSVTEVENKPQLEGAHFRVRWLYAGTNYRGMVEPLHIADYYKDGGKNYRTDAGKRPKHFTLLEEWHQEKQEQEKKKKQETQKQEEKPESGPNKSKRENVGSSLNDDSCFWARVEETLILLKNGGLTTDDKRKLKEFEDYVWIALKNYAVSPEIFLKNSSFMKWWNEYKGIVESSSSLSHFMKNGGPKEYEEGKFT; translated from the exons ATGACGATCCAAAACCA GTTTAGCAGCGGCTTAGAATCGGGGAATTTTGTGGTGAACTCTGATCCGGTACACCAGGCATGGTGTGCGATTGAGCAACAAAGACAGGTTAATCCAAATGCAGAGCCATCCTTGTACAATGAAATAATCCAACCAGAAAATCCAATCGTCATAGCTTTTGGCACTCCACCTGGCTCTCTTCAAGGACAAGAAGGCTTGGTTTCGTCAAAAGATTTCGCTCACTTTGAATTTTTGTGCAACAAAAGCAATCCAGTTTTCTCCATCAATGAAGCAGCTATCAAACTATTTCAGTCGCATTATAATGACCTCCTCCTCCTGAAAAATAAG CTGGTAGAGAACAGCAAGAGCAAAACCCCACCATTAATAATCATCACTGGACAATTTTTGGGAGGTAGTGTGGCTACACTTTTCACCTTATGGTTGCTAGAAGGCCTCAACTTGTCAAAAACCAAACGCCCGCTTTGCATTACTTTCGGTTCTCCCCTTGTTGGCGATGAACACCTTCGAAAATGTGTGCTAGAATTCTCAACTTGGAAGTCTTGCTTCTTGCATATAGTCTCCGACCAAGATCATACACCGAAAATCTTTATGTCCCAAAATACAATTGGTGCATATAAGCCGTTTGGAACATTCTTGTTATGCTCGGCTTCGAGTTGTGCTTGCTCTAAGGACCCGGATTTCATTTCGGAACAATTTGTGACAACCAATTCTCACAGTGCTCAAACTCAAGATCCTAATTTGGGGTTCCCTTATGGACAAATTTTGGCAGATCTCAAGCGAAATGCATTATGTCATGTTTTCGAGTCCATTGGAGGGGAAACAGATCCACTTCAAGCTAGCCTAATCACACAACTCATAGCAATCGGAGTAGTCTCACAG CAACAGTCCCAGGATACTAACAATCTGGTTAGGAAGATGAAAAACCATGAAAGGAAGTTATTaattcagaagaagaagaattcggATTCTGACAAGAAAttgaatgaaatgaaaattCACATGGCCTACTTGGAGTGGTATAAGAAGGACTCCAAGCGTCAAAATATTGGATATTATGACATGTACAGAAACAAGGGCAATCAAACAGACGTTAAGGTTAACGAGTATAAGAAGAAGCTCATGAATTACTGGGAGGACTCTGTCACAGAAGTAGAGAACAAGCCCCAGTTAGAAGGAGCTCACTTTCGAGTTCGTTGGCTTTATGCAGGCACAAACTACAGAGGGATGGTTGAACCACTTCACATTGCAGACTACTATAAGGATGGGGGTAAAAATTACCGAACTGATGCTGGGAAAAGGCCTAAACATTTTACTCTGTTGGAGGAATGGCATCAGGAGAAGCAGGagcaagaaaagaagaagaagcaggaaacacagaaacaagaagaaaaaccagaaTCTGGCCCAAACAAATCCAAAAGAGAGAACGTGGGTTCTAGTTTGAATGATGATTCTTGTTTTTGGGCACGTGTTGAGGAAACTCTCATCTTGTTGAAGAATGGAGGACTAACTACTGATGACAAAAGGAAGTTGAAAGAGTTTGAGGACTATGTGTGGATTGCTCTCAAGAATTATGCAGTGTCACCTGAGATTTTCTTGAAGAACAGCAGTTTTATGAAATGGTGGAATGAGTACAAAGGAATTGTTGAAAGCTCCTCATCGCTCTCACACTTCATGAAAAATGGCGGTCCCAAAGAGTACGAGGAAGGGAAGTTCACCTAG